Proteins from a genomic interval of Primulina huaijiensis isolate GDHJ02 unplaced genomic scaffold, ASM1229523v2 scaffold13109, whole genome shotgun sequence:
- the LOC140965718 gene encoding uncharacterized protein At4g14100-like produces the protein MKSNFYQPNNTLTLTVDIDSIAFVLPSPMGSSFLIYHLLLLVTNSVLAAESPKPTPWPLQFHSILFVNYSGSLSIIDLWYDWPNGRNFNIIQDQLGQLLYDLEWNNGTSFLYTRDSTKECRSAQLEVGILRPNWLDGAVYLGQQQVDGFLCNVWQKISFIWYYEDVVTKRPVHWVFYTGRSIHVMTFEVGAVLEDGEWQAPVYCFEDMGGSHSHLKEDVGRRFWNPQPQGLSQGCRASYRSSS, from the exons atgaagtCAAACTTTTATCAACCAAACAACACTTTGACATTAACTGTGGACATAGATAGCATCGCGTTCGTGTTACCATCACCAATGGGTTCTTCCTTTCTCATCTATCATCTCCTCCTGCTGGTCACCAATTCAGTGTTAGCAGCGGAATCTCCAAAGCCCACGCCATGGCCACTCCAATTCCACTCCATTCTCTTCGTCAATTACAGCGGCTCACTCAGCATCATCGACCTCTGGTACGACTGGCCCAACGGCCGCAACTTCAACATTATTCAGGATCAGTTAGGCCAGCTCTTATACGACCTAGAGTGGAATAACGGCACCTCATTCCTCTACACTAGGGATTCCACCAAAGAGTGCCGCTCGGCTCAGCTTGAAGTCGGAATTCTCCGCCCCAATTGGCTCGATGGAGCCGTGTATCTCGGCCAGCAGCAGGTGGACGGCTTCCTCTGCAATGTGTGGCAAAAGATTTCTTTTATATGGTATTATGAGGATGTCGTCACTAAGAGGCCCGTCCATTGGGTCTTTTACACGG GGAGGTCGATCCATGTGATGACGTTTGAAGTTGGAGCTGTGCTCGAAGACGGTGAATGGCAGGCCCCTGTTTACTGTTTTGAGGATATGGGTGGATCTCATTCTCATCTCAAAGAAGATGTTGGTCGCCGGTTTTGGAATCCTCAACCACAAGGGCTGAGCCAAG GCTGTCGAGCAAGCTATCGAAGCTCTTCTTAA
- the LOC140965715 gene encoding uncharacterized protein isoform X4: protein MVMWFVIHNYWNLNIWIAGMSLKSFCKLIVGSVILAMVVPGLAVLPSKLHFLTEAGLISHAVLLCHIENKFFNYSNVYYYGMDDDVMYPSYMVAMTTCVGLAIVRRLFMDGRVRSKAFWILICLYSSKLSMLFMASRNVIWVSAVLLLAISPPLLLYKEKSKAISKMKPWQGYAHAGVVSLSVWFCRDTIFEALQCWNGRPPTDGLLIGSCILLTGLTCVPIVALHFSHVMSAKRCLVLIVATGLLFILMQPPIPVSWTYHSDLIGAARQSGDDISIYGFMALKPTWPSWLLIAAIVLTLAAITSIIPIKYIVEFRTFYSIAVGIVLGIYISAEYFLQAAILHALVIITMICTSVFVVFTHLPSASSTNLLPWVFAFIVALFPVTYLLEGQVRISKTILGENEIVDMTEEDNNVAMFLAVEGARTSLLGLYATIFMLIALEIKFELASLMREKITKKGGLGHSQSGQSGSADVPPKLRFMQQRRASTVPIFTINRMAAEGAWMPAVGNVATIMCFAICLILNVQLSGGSNRAIFFLAPILLLLNQDSDFFAGFGDKQRYFPVTVVLSAYLVLTSLHSIWEDVWHGSAGWSVKIGGPNWVFAVKNMSLLILTLPSHILFNRFVWSYTKQADAKPLLTMPLNLPSVMITDVMKIKILGLLGVIYSLSQYLISKRQYVSGLKYI from the exons ATGGTGATGTGGTTTGTTATTCATAACTATTGGAACCTCAATATTTGGATAGCAGGCATGTCATTGAAATCCTTCTGTAAGCTTATTGTTGGCAGTGTAATCCTGGCAATGGTTGTTCCTGGTTTAGCGGTGCTTCCGTCAAAACTTCATTTCCTGACTGAAGCTGGACTGATCAGCCACGCAGTATTACTGTGtcatattgaaaataaattttttaactaCTCAAATGTGTACTACTATGGGATGGATGACGATGTTATGTATCCAAGTTATATGGTTGCCATGACTACTTGTGTGGGTTTAGCAATTGTGAGGAGACTTTTTATGGATGGCAGAGTCAGATCGAAGGCATTTTGGATTCTTATTTGCTTATATTCCTCAAAGCTATCTATGCTTTTTATGGCCTCAAGGAATGTCATTTGGGTCTCAGCTGTTCTTTTATTAGCAATCTCTCCTCCACTGCTGCTTTATAA GGAGAAATCAAAAGCTATATCAAAGATGAAACCTTGGCAGGGTTATGCTCATGCAGGCGTCGTTTCTTTATCTGTCTGGTTCTGTCGTGATACAATCTTTGAAGCCCTTCAGTGTTGGAACGGGAGGCCTCCAACCGATGGTTTGCTTATAGGCTCTTGCATTCTTTTGACTGGATTAACTTGTGTGCCGATTGTTGCTCTGCACTTTTCCCATGTCATG TCGGCTAAGAGATGCTTGGTGTTGATTGTAGCGACTGGTCTCTTGTTTATACTGATGCAGCCTCCGATTCCCGTGTCCTGGACTTATCACTCAGACTTAATTGGAGCTGCTCGTCAGTCTGGTGATGATATCTCCATATATGGTTTCATGGCCTTGAAGCCTACCTGGCCATCATGGTTGCTAATTGCTGCAATTGTCCTGACTCTTGCAGCCATCACCTCCATTATTCCCATCAAGTACATTGTTGAGTTTAGGACATTTTACTCCATAGCTGTGGGAATTGTTCTCGGAATATACATATCTGCCGAGTACTTCCTGCAAGCGGCTATACTACATGCCCTTGTAATCATTACGATGATATGCACTTCTGTATTTGTGGTCTTCACTCATTTACCTTCCGCCTCAAGCACAAATCTTCTGCCTTGGGTATTTGCATTTATTGTTGCCCTTTTTCCAGTGACATATCTTTTGGAGGGGCAGGTTAGAATCAGCAAGACCATCCTTGGTGAGAATGAAATTGTAGACATGACAGAGGAAGACAACAATGTTGCTATGTTTCTGGCTGTTGAGGGTGCAAGGACCTCTCTACTTGGTCTATATGCAACCATCTTCATGCTTATAGCACTTGAAATAAAGTTTGAGCTGGCTTCTCTTATGCGGGAGAAGATCACCAAAAAGGGTGGACTTGGGCATAGCCAGTCTGGCCAAAGTGGTTCTGCTGATGTTCCTCCAAAATTGAGATTTATGCAGCAACGAAGAGCTTCTACTGTGCCAATCTTTACCATTAACAGGATGGCTGCAGAAGGGGCCTGGATGCCTGCAGTCGGTAATGTTGCTACTATAATGTGCTTTGCTATATGCCTGATCTTGAACGTACAACTCTCAGGTGGCTCAAATCGGGCTATATTCTTCTTGGCACCGATCTTGCTGCTGCTTAACCAGGATTCGGATTTTTTTGCGGGATTTGGGGACAAGCAGAGGTACTTCCCTGTTACAGTGGTCCTCTCGGCATACTTGGTCTTGACTTCACTGCACAGCATATGGGAAGATGTGTGGCATGGAAGTGCAGGATGGAGTGTTAAAATCGGGGGACCGAATTGGGTTTTTGCAGTCAAGAATATGTCTCTGCTTATTTTAACATTACCTAGTCACATCCTTTTCAATCGTTTTGTTTGGAGCTACACTAAGCAGGCTGATGCAAAGCCACTGCTTACGATGCCACTCAACCTTCCATCGGTCATGATAACGGATGTTATGAAGATTAAAATTTTGGGCCTTCTGGGAGTGATATATTCCTTATCCCAATATCTAATATCCAAACGACAGTATGTCTCGGGGTTGAAGTATATATAG
- the LOC140965715 gene encoding uncharacterized protein isoform X3, with product MISDAFSSLLFTALAIIVSASGAVVVGFPILFIPLPSVAGFYIAHFFTKKRLSSYTAFVVLGSLMVMWFVIHNYWNLNIWIAGMSLKSFCKLIVGSVILAMVVPGLAVLPSKLHFLTEAGLISHAVLLCHIENKFFNYSNVYYYGMDDDVMYPSYMVAMTTCVGLAIVRRLFMDGRVRSKAFWILICLYSSKLSMLFMASRNVIWVSAVLLLAISPPLLLYKEKSKAISKMKPWQGYAHAGVVSLSVWFCRDTIFEALQCWNGRPPTDGLLIGSCILLTGLTCVPIVALHFSHVMSAKRCLVLIVATGLLFILMQPPIPVSWTYHSDLIGAARQSGDDISIYGFMALKPTWPSWLLIAAIVLTLAAITSIIPIKYIVEFRTFYSIAVGIVLGIYISAEYFLQAAILHALVIITMICTSVFVVFTHLPSASSTNLLPWVFAFIVALFPVTYLLEGQVRISKTILGENEIVDMTEEDNNVAMFLAVEGARTSLLGLYATIFMLIALEIKFELASLMREKITKKGGLGHSQSGQSGSADVPPKLRFMQQRRASTVPIFTINRMAAEGAWMPAVGNVATIMCFAICLILNVQLSGGSNRAIFFLAPILLLLNQDSDFFAGFGDKQRYFPVTVVLSAYLVLTSLHSIWEDVWHGSAGWSVKIGGPNWVFAVKNMSLLILTLPSHILFNRFVWSYTKQADAKPLLTMPLNLPSVMITDVMKIKILGLLGVIYSLSQYLISKRQYVSGLKYI from the exons ATGATTTCAGATGCTTTCAGCTCACTGCTTTTTACTGCTTTGGCCATAATTGTCAGTGCTTCTGGGGCTGTAGTTGTGGGATTTCCTATTCTG TTCATCCCACTTCCATCGGTCGCTGGATTTTATATCGCTCACTTTTTCACAAAGAAAAGATTGTCATCCTACACTGCTTTTGTTGTTCTGGGGAGCTTGATGGTGATGTGGTTTGTTATTCATAACTATTGGAACCTCAATATTTGGATAGCAGGCATGTCATTGAAATCCTTCTGTAAGCTTATTGTTGGCAGTGTAATCCTGGCAATGGTTGTTCCTGGTTTAGCGGTGCTTCCGTCAAAACTTCATTTCCTGACTGAAGCTGGACTGATCAGCCACGCAGTATTACTGTGtcatattgaaaataaattttttaactaCTCAAATGTGTACTACTATGGGATGGATGACGATGTTATGTATCCAAGTTATATGGTTGCCATGACTACTTGTGTGGGTTTAGCAATTGTGAGGAGACTTTTTATGGATGGCAGAGTCAGATCGAAGGCATTTTGGATTCTTATTTGCTTATATTCCTCAAAGCTATCTATGCTTTTTATGGCCTCAAGGAATGTCATTTGGGTCTCAGCTGTTCTTTTATTAGCAATCTCTCCTCCACTGCTGCTTTATAA GGAGAAATCAAAAGCTATATCAAAGATGAAACCTTGGCAGGGTTATGCTCATGCAGGCGTCGTTTCTTTATCTGTCTGGTTCTGTCGTGATACAATCTTTGAAGCCCTTCAGTGTTGGAACGGGAGGCCTCCAACCGATGGTTTGCTTATAGGCTCTTGCATTCTTTTGACTGGATTAACTTGTGTGCCGATTGTTGCTCTGCACTTTTCCCATGTCATG TCGGCTAAGAGATGCTTGGTGTTGATTGTAGCGACTGGTCTCTTGTTTATACTGATGCAGCCTCCGATTCCCGTGTCCTGGACTTATCACTCAGACTTAATTGGAGCTGCTCGTCAGTCTGGTGATGATATCTCCATATATGGTTTCATGGCCTTGAAGCCTACCTGGCCATCATGGTTGCTAATTGCTGCAATTGTCCTGACTCTTGCAGCCATCACCTCCATTATTCCCATCAAGTACATTGTTGAGTTTAGGACATTTTACTCCATAGCTGTGGGAATTGTTCTCGGAATATACATATCTGCCGAGTACTTCCTGCAAGCGGCTATACTACATGCCCTTGTAATCATTACGATGATATGCACTTCTGTATTTGTGGTCTTCACTCATTTACCTTCCGCCTCAAGCACAAATCTTCTGCCTTGGGTATTTGCATTTATTGTTGCCCTTTTTCCAGTGACATATCTTTTGGAGGGGCAGGTTAGAATCAGCAAGACCATCCTTGGTGAGAATGAAATTGTAGACATGACAGAGGAAGACAACAATGTTGCTATGTTTCTGGCTGTTGAGGGTGCAAGGACCTCTCTACTTGGTCTATATGCAACCATCTTCATGCTTATAGCACTTGAAATAAAGTTTGAGCTGGCTTCTCTTATGCGGGAGAAGATCACCAAAAAGGGTGGACTTGGGCATAGCCAGTCTGGCCAAAGTGGTTCTGCTGATGTTCCTCCAAAATTGAGATTTATGCAGCAACGAAGAGCTTCTACTGTGCCAATCTTTACCATTAACAGGATGGCTGCAGAAGGGGCCTGGATGCCTGCAGTCGGTAATGTTGCTACTATAATGTGCTTTGCTATATGCCTGATCTTGAACGTACAACTCTCAGGTGGCTCAAATCGGGCTATATTCTTCTTGGCACCGATCTTGCTGCTGCTTAACCAGGATTCGGATTTTTTTGCGGGATTTGGGGACAAGCAGAGGTACTTCCCTGTTACAGTGGTCCTCTCGGCATACTTGGTCTTGACTTCACTGCACAGCATATGGGAAGATGTGTGGCATGGAAGTGCAGGATGGAGTGTTAAAATCGGGGGACCGAATTGGGTTTTTGCAGTCAAGAATATGTCTCTGCTTATTTTAACATTACCTAGTCACATCCTTTTCAATCGTTTTGTTTGGAGCTACACTAAGCAGGCTGATGCAAAGCCACTGCTTACGATGCCACTCAACCTTCCATCGGTCATGATAACGGATGTTATGAAGATTAAAATTTTGGGCCTTCTGGGAGTGATATATTCCTTATCCCAATATCTAATATCCAAACGACAGTATGTCTCGGGGTTGAAGTATATATAG
- the LOC140965716 gene encoding uncharacterized protein — protein sequence MSLICRELVQSGKDIESAYWELVVKDIQDACKLFESIYDQTDGGDGYVSVEVSPRLADDSENTIHAAKWLHQWVDRPNVYIKIPATAACIPFIKEVIAQGISVNVTLIFSLARYEAVIDAYLDGLEASGLSDLSRVTSVASFFVSRVDTLVDKILEKTGTPEALDLRGKAATAQATLAYQLYQKKFSGPRWDSLVKKGAKKQRLLWASTSVKNPAYSDTLYVAPLIGPDTVSTMPDQALEAFIDHGSVARTIDTNVSEAEGIYSALEKLGINWGYVGSQLELEGVDAFKKSFDSLLDSLQEKANSLKLVSL from the exons ATGAGTTTGATTTGCAGGGAGCTTGTTCAGTCTGGAAAAGACATTGAAAGTGCATACTGGGAACTCGTAGTGAAAGATATCCAAGATGCATGCAAACTGTTTGAGTCAATTTATGATCAAACAGATGGGGGTGATGGATACGTCTCTGTTGAAGTTTCACCCAGGCTTGCTGACGATTCTGAGAACACTATACATGCTGCTAAATGGCTTCATCAATGGGTTGATCGTCCTAATGTCTACATAAAAATTCCTGCTACAGCTGCGTGTATCCCTTTCATCAAGGAAGTCATTGCACAAGGAATAAGTGTTAATGTGACA CTGATATTCTCGCTTGCTAGATATGAAGCAGTGATTGATGCTTACCTGGACGGTCTCGAGGCATCTGGGCTCAGCGATCTCTCCCGAGTCACAAGTGTCGCATCTTTCTTTGTTAGTCGAGTCGATACCCTGGTTGACAAGATACTGGAGAAAACTGGAACACCGGAAGCACTTGATCTTAGGGGGAAG GCTGCGACTGCTCAAGCAACTCTTGCTTACCAGTTGTACCAAAAAAAATTCTCTGGTCCAAGATGGGACTCTCTGGTAAAGAAAGGAGCCAAAAAACAGAGGCTTCTGTGGGCCTCAACTAGTGTTAAGAATCCAGCTTACTCAGACACACTATATGTGGCTCCTCTCATTGGACCAGACACA GTGTCCACCATGCCTGATCAAGCACTCGAAGCATTTATTGATCATGGTTCTGTGGCAAGAACAATTGACACTAATGTGTCGGAAGCTGAAGGTATATACAGTGCCCTCGAGAAGTTGGGAATCAACTGGGGTTATGTTGGCTCGCAGCTTGAGCTGGAAGGAGTGGACGCCTTTAAGAAGAGCTTCGATAGCTTGCTCGACAGCCTGCAAGAGAAAGCAAATTCTCTAAAACTAGTCAGTCTCTGA